From Microcystis aeruginosa NIES-2549, a single genomic window includes:
- a CDS encoding CmpA/NrtA family ABC transporter substrate-binding protein — MSKLSRRRFIFTAGATAVGTAILHGCATPNNTATSPSPAGSPAASPAAGGETPEVTTAKLGFIALTDAAPLIIAKEKGLFAKHGMPDVQVMKQASWAATRDNLELGSAGNGIDGSHILSPMPYLMTLGKITKQPVPMYILARLNTNGQAISISKSHADLKLDLDSSKLKETLTKAKSAGKEMKAAVTFPGGNHDLFMRYWLSAGGIDPNNDISLIVVPPPQMVANMKVGTMDAFCVGEPWNAQIVSKGLGYTALITGEFWKDHPEKAFAMRADWVDKNPKAAKALTMAVLEAQQWCNDPANVKEMCEIISGREWLKIDPADILGRMQGNIDFGDGRKIENSPVAMKFWADNASYPYKSHDTWFVTEDIRWGYIPADTDIKALVDKVNREDIWREAATALNVPADQIPTSTSRGVETFFDGVKFDPENPQAYLKSLKIKKV, encoded by the coding sequence ATGAGTAAACTTTCTAGACGTAGATTTATCTTCACTGCCGGGGCAACTGCCGTAGGAACAGCAATTCTCCACGGTTGCGCCACTCCCAATAATACCGCGACCAGTCCCTCCCCGGCCGGCAGTCCTGCCGCTTCCCCCGCTGCCGGTGGAGAAACTCCCGAAGTCACCACCGCCAAACTAGGTTTTATTGCCCTCACCGACGCTGCCCCCTTAATTATCGCCAAGGAAAAAGGTTTATTCGCTAAACACGGGATGCCCGATGTGCAAGTGATGAAACAAGCTTCTTGGGCTGCAACCCGGGATAACCTCGAATTAGGTTCGGCGGGGAATGGCATCGACGGGTCCCACATCCTCAGCCCCATGCCCTACCTAATGACCTTGGGCAAAATCACCAAACAGCCCGTACCGATGTATATTCTGGCACGTTTGAATACCAACGGTCAAGCGATATCGATCTCCAAATCCCACGCGGATTTAAAACTCGACCTCGACAGTTCTAAACTCAAAGAAACCCTCACCAAAGCGAAATCTGCCGGCAAAGAAATGAAAGCTGCCGTCACCTTTCCGGGGGGCAACCACGACCTGTTCATGCGTTACTGGCTATCTGCGGGCGGCATCGATCCCAATAATGACATCTCCCTCATCGTCGTTCCCCCGCCGCAGATGGTGGCCAATATGAAAGTCGGCACCATGGACGCGTTCTGTGTCGGCGAACCGTGGAACGCCCAAATCGTCTCCAAAGGCCTCGGGTACACTGCGCTGATCACTGGAGAATTCTGGAAGGATCACCCCGAAAAAGCTTTCGCCATGCGCGCCGATTGGGTGGATAAAAATCCCAAAGCGGCAAAAGCTTTAACTATGGCTGTTCTGGAGGCGCAGCAATGGTGCAACGATCCCGCTAATGTTAAGGAAATGTGCGAGATTATTTCAGGACGGGAATGGCTGAAAATTGACCCCGCCGATATCTTGGGAAGAATGCAGGGTAATATCGATTTCGGTGATGGTCGCAAAATCGAAAATAGCCCCGTAGCCATGAAATTCTGGGCTGATAACGCTTCCTATCCCTACAAGAGTCATGATACTTGGTTTGTGACTGAAGACATCCGTTGGGGCTATATTCCCGCCGATACGGACATCAAAGCTTTAGTTGATAAGGTTAACCGGGAAGATATCTGGAGAGAAGCCGCCACAGCCCTCAATGTTCCGGCTGATCAAATTCCCACCTCTACCTCTCGCGGTGTGGAAACTTTCTTTGATGGCGTGAAATTTGATCCCGAAAATCCCCAAGCTTACCTGAAATCTCTCAAGATTAAAAAGGTTTAA
- the ntrB gene encoding nitrate ABC transporter permease, which yields MAVSISRRSQGPKWLKDLKKKLPKLATSAIALLIFLVIWQILCFSPDAPLPSPTKVVSDTWELIINPFFNNGGTDVGLFWQIFASLQRVAVGFTLAAIVGIAAGILIGSSALIYDAIDPIFQILRTVPPLAWLPISLAAFRNNEPSAIFVIFITAIWPIIINTAVGVQQVPQDYKNVSRVLKLSKVEYFFNILFPATVPYVFTGLRIGIGLSWLAIVAAEMLIGGVGIGFFIWDAWNSSMISEIILALIYVGIVGFLLDRLMAYIAKLVVPEENK from the coding sequence ATGGCTGTTTCTATTTCTCGTCGTTCTCAAGGTCCAAAATGGTTAAAAGACCTCAAAAAAAAATTACCCAAACTAGCAACTTCGGCGATTGCTTTATTAATTTTCCTCGTCATCTGGCAAATACTCTGTTTTAGTCCCGATGCTCCCCTCCCTAGTCCCACCAAAGTGGTTAGCGATACCTGGGAATTAATTATTAATCCCTTCTTCAATAATGGTGGCACGGATGTGGGGTTATTCTGGCAAATTTTCGCCAGTTTACAACGGGTGGCCGTCGGTTTTACCCTTGCCGCTATTGTTGGCATCGCTGCGGGTATTTTAATCGGTAGCAGCGCCCTAATTTATGATGCGATCGATCCGATTTTCCAAATCCTGCGTACCGTTCCCCCCCTAGCTTGGCTACCCATATCCCTAGCGGCTTTTCGCAATAACGAACCTAGTGCCATATTTGTAATTTTTATTACAGCAATTTGGCCAATTATTATTAACACGGCTGTGGGAGTCCAGCAGGTTCCCCAAGACTATAAAAACGTCTCTAGAGTGTTAAAATTATCCAAAGTAGAATATTTTTTTAATATTCTTTTTCCCGCCACCGTTCCCTACGTTTTCACGGGATTAAGAATCGGTATCGGTTTATCTTGGTTGGCAATTGTAGCGGCGGAAATGCTGATCGGTGGCGTGGGAATTGGCTTCTTTATCTGGGATGCTTGGAATAGTTCCATGATCAGTGAAATTATCCTCGCTCTGATTTATGTGGGTATTGTTGGTTTCCTACTCGATCGCCTCATGGCCTACATCGCTAAATTAGTTGTACCCGAAGAAAATAAATAA